Proteins encoded together in one Rhipicephalus sanguineus isolate Rsan-2018 chromosome 9, BIME_Rsan_1.4, whole genome shotgun sequence window:
- the LOC119404860 gene encoding zinc finger protein 883 isoform X1, which produces MIWPNGAEVNCACQRSVGKGMAGVDIKAEPCSPPVTPISDPLDMVRNGKSERQVSLPRIASVTTSTNDTETSAFTAVMNSEIRISEGSSTVSPPKKPTISFGSHLKCDVCGQCFARKDSLKRHQFRHTGEGPHACSVCGRKFVYGSYLVQHMRTHTGEKPYPCSVCGRKFSSTPSLIRHRLVHTGEKRYTCLICGQKFSARCKLVLHEHVHTGEMPYACQTCPSKFCTKAALERHKQLHASGVEMFHCPVCGKTFEQITAMKQHLKWHRRERPHLCHLCPARFRYKLRLTSHMLTHTGEKPHQCLVCEKLFASRSNLNLHMRRMHDGVETTVVSTDSRLDVTMPNNPLTILSPEDTNKTGASQEALDSSSTESSRDIMDSNSGISEGAEASLQEKPRDSTNICHEHNVYRQQFASTDFMRRQQTTSACVKQHACSVCGQKFSQPAHLVQHQCADTVEKPYACQMCPSRFCAKVTLDRHVKLHASGVKMCHCPECGKAFKHMRALQEHLKWHSIEKPHPCHLCPARFARKSHLESHVVTHTGEKLECPMCERLYSRHADLKRHMCQKHDGVRTTKDTDGNEIGHTDESLDGSSTKNSRDITDGNPGTSEGAEDSLQEKPRVSDSTYHDHEYDVHGRPFESKDCGMAGVDIKAEPSSPESTLHFDL; this is translated from the exons ATGATTTGGCCGAATGGCGCCGAAGTGAACTGTGCATGTCAAAGAAGCGTAGGCAAA GGCATGGCGGGTGTTGACATCAAGGCAGAGCCGTGTAGCCCCCCAGTCACACCAATATCT GACCCTCTAGACATGGTTAGAAATGGAAAATCTGAGCGTCAAGTCTCACTTCCAAGGATCGCCTCTGTAACCACATCAACAAACGATACTGAAACTTCAGCATTCACAGCTGTGATGAACAGCGAGATAAG AATCTCTGAAGGATCTTCTACAGTATCACCTCCAAAAAAGCCCACAATCAGCTTTGGCAGCCACCTTAAGTGCGACGTGTGTGGGCAGTGCTTCGCAAGAAAGGACTCCTTGAAAAGGCATCAGTTCCGTCACACGGGCGAGGGGCCACACGCCTGCTCTGTCTGTGGCCGCAAGTTTGTTTATGGGTCATACCTCGTACAACATATGCGTACCCATACGGGTGAGAAACCGTACCCCTGTTCTGTCTGCGGTCGCAAGTTTTCATCCACGCCCAGTCTCATAAGGCACCGTTTGGTCCACACGGGCGAGAAGCGTTACACTTGCCTCATCTGTGGGCAGAAGTTTTCTGCCAGGTGCAAGCTCGTTTTGCATGAGCACGTGCATACGGGGGAGATGCCATATGCGTGCCAGACGTGCCCATCCAAATTCTGCACGAAGGCGGCCTTGGAACGACACAAGCAGCTGCATGCAAGTGGAGTAGAGATGTTCCACTGCCCGGTGTGCGGCAAGACCTTTGAGCAGATTACAGCAATGAAGCAGCACCTGAAGTGGCACCGGAGGGAGAGGCCACACCTGTGCCATCTTTGCCCAGCCAGGTTCAGGTATAAACTTCGTCTCACGAGTCATATGTTAACACACACAGGTGAAAAGCCACATCAGTGTCTCGTGTGTGAGAAACTGTTTGCGTCACGTTCGAACCTTAATCTGCATATGCGTCGAATGCATGATGGAGTTGAGACCACCGTGGTGAGCACCGACAGCAGGCTTGACGTCACGATGCCAAATAACCCTCTGACCATACTTTCTCCC GAGGACACTAATAAAACAGGAGCCTCTCAAGAAGCACTTGATAGTAGCAGCACAGAAAGTTCAAGAGATATCATGGATAGCAACTCAGG GATCTCTGAAGGTGCTGAAGCTTCATTACAGGAAAAGCCCAGAGACAGTACCAACATCTGCCATGAGCATAATGTGTACAGGCAGCAATTTGCAAGCACAGACTTTATGCGAAGGCAACAGACGACGTCAGCCTGTGTGAAGCAGCATGCCTGCTCCGTCTGTGGCCAGAAGTTTTCTCAGCCAGCACATCTTGTCCAGCACCAGTGTGCCGACACAGTTGAGAAGCCTTACGCGTGCCAGATGTGCCCATCAAGATTCTGTGCGAAGGTTACATTGGACAGGCATGTGAAGCTGCATGCAAGTGGAGTAAAGATGTGCCACTGCCCAGAGTGTGGCAAGGCCTTCAAGCATATGAGAGCTCTTCAGGAGCATCTTAAGTGGCACAGCATAGAGAAACCACACCCATGCCACCTATGCCCGGCCAGATTCGCAAGGAAATCCCACCTGGAGAGTCATGTGGTAACACATACGGGTGAAAAGCTCGAGTGTCCCATGTGTGAGAGACTCTATTCGAGGCATGCAGATCTCAAAAGGCATATGTGCCAGAAGCATGATGGAGTCAGAACTACT AAAGACACTGACGGAAATGAAATAGGACACACTGATGAATCACTTGACGGTAGCAGCACCAAAAATTCAAGAGACATCACGGATGGCAATCCAGG GACCTCTGAAGGCGCTGAAGATTCACTACAAGAAAAGCCCAGAGTTAGCGACAGCACCTATCACGACCACGAATATGATGTGCATGGCCGGCCATTTGAAAGCAAGGACTGT GGCATGGCTGGTGTTGACATCAAGGCAGAGCCGAGCAGCCCTGAATCTACGCTACATTTT GACCTCTGA
- the LOC119404860 gene encoding zinc finger protein 883 isoform X2, whose amino-acid sequence MAGVDIKAEPCSPPVTPISDPLDMVRNGKSERQVSLPRIASVTTSTNDTETSAFTAVMNSEIRISEGSSTVSPPKKPTISFGSHLKCDVCGQCFARKDSLKRHQFRHTGEGPHACSVCGRKFVYGSYLVQHMRTHTGEKPYPCSVCGRKFSSTPSLIRHRLVHTGEKRYTCLICGQKFSARCKLVLHEHVHTGEMPYACQTCPSKFCTKAALERHKQLHASGVEMFHCPVCGKTFEQITAMKQHLKWHRRERPHLCHLCPARFRYKLRLTSHMLTHTGEKPHQCLVCEKLFASRSNLNLHMRRMHDGVETTVVSTDSRLDVTMPNNPLTILSPEDTNKTGASQEALDSSSTESSRDIMDSNSGISEGAEASLQEKPRDSTNICHEHNVYRQQFASTDFMRRQQTTSACVKQHACSVCGQKFSQPAHLVQHQCADTVEKPYACQMCPSRFCAKVTLDRHVKLHASGVKMCHCPECGKAFKHMRALQEHLKWHSIEKPHPCHLCPARFARKSHLESHVVTHTGEKLECPMCERLYSRHADLKRHMCQKHDGVRTTKDTDGNEIGHTDESLDGSSTKNSRDITDGNPGTSEGAEDSLQEKPRVSDSTYHDHEYDVHGRPFESKDCGMAGVDIKAEPSSPESTLHFDL is encoded by the exons ATGGCGGGTGTTGACATCAAGGCAGAGCCGTGTAGCCCCCCAGTCACACCAATATCT GACCCTCTAGACATGGTTAGAAATGGAAAATCTGAGCGTCAAGTCTCACTTCCAAGGATCGCCTCTGTAACCACATCAACAAACGATACTGAAACTTCAGCATTCACAGCTGTGATGAACAGCGAGATAAG AATCTCTGAAGGATCTTCTACAGTATCACCTCCAAAAAAGCCCACAATCAGCTTTGGCAGCCACCTTAAGTGCGACGTGTGTGGGCAGTGCTTCGCAAGAAAGGACTCCTTGAAAAGGCATCAGTTCCGTCACACGGGCGAGGGGCCACACGCCTGCTCTGTCTGTGGCCGCAAGTTTGTTTATGGGTCATACCTCGTACAACATATGCGTACCCATACGGGTGAGAAACCGTACCCCTGTTCTGTCTGCGGTCGCAAGTTTTCATCCACGCCCAGTCTCATAAGGCACCGTTTGGTCCACACGGGCGAGAAGCGTTACACTTGCCTCATCTGTGGGCAGAAGTTTTCTGCCAGGTGCAAGCTCGTTTTGCATGAGCACGTGCATACGGGGGAGATGCCATATGCGTGCCAGACGTGCCCATCCAAATTCTGCACGAAGGCGGCCTTGGAACGACACAAGCAGCTGCATGCAAGTGGAGTAGAGATGTTCCACTGCCCGGTGTGCGGCAAGACCTTTGAGCAGATTACAGCAATGAAGCAGCACCTGAAGTGGCACCGGAGGGAGAGGCCACACCTGTGCCATCTTTGCCCAGCCAGGTTCAGGTATAAACTTCGTCTCACGAGTCATATGTTAACACACACAGGTGAAAAGCCACATCAGTGTCTCGTGTGTGAGAAACTGTTTGCGTCACGTTCGAACCTTAATCTGCATATGCGTCGAATGCATGATGGAGTTGAGACCACCGTGGTGAGCACCGACAGCAGGCTTGACGTCACGATGCCAAATAACCCTCTGACCATACTTTCTCCC GAGGACACTAATAAAACAGGAGCCTCTCAAGAAGCACTTGATAGTAGCAGCACAGAAAGTTCAAGAGATATCATGGATAGCAACTCAGG GATCTCTGAAGGTGCTGAAGCTTCATTACAGGAAAAGCCCAGAGACAGTACCAACATCTGCCATGAGCATAATGTGTACAGGCAGCAATTTGCAAGCACAGACTTTATGCGAAGGCAACAGACGACGTCAGCCTGTGTGAAGCAGCATGCCTGCTCCGTCTGTGGCCAGAAGTTTTCTCAGCCAGCACATCTTGTCCAGCACCAGTGTGCCGACACAGTTGAGAAGCCTTACGCGTGCCAGATGTGCCCATCAAGATTCTGTGCGAAGGTTACATTGGACAGGCATGTGAAGCTGCATGCAAGTGGAGTAAAGATGTGCCACTGCCCAGAGTGTGGCAAGGCCTTCAAGCATATGAGAGCTCTTCAGGAGCATCTTAAGTGGCACAGCATAGAGAAACCACACCCATGCCACCTATGCCCGGCCAGATTCGCAAGGAAATCCCACCTGGAGAGTCATGTGGTAACACATACGGGTGAAAAGCTCGAGTGTCCCATGTGTGAGAGACTCTATTCGAGGCATGCAGATCTCAAAAGGCATATGTGCCAGAAGCATGATGGAGTCAGAACTACT AAAGACACTGACGGAAATGAAATAGGACACACTGATGAATCACTTGACGGTAGCAGCACCAAAAATTCAAGAGACATCACGGATGGCAATCCAGG GACCTCTGAAGGCGCTGAAGATTCACTACAAGAAAAGCCCAGAGTTAGCGACAGCACCTATCACGACCACGAATATGATGTGCATGGCCGGCCATTTGAAAGCAAGGACTGT GGCATGGCTGGTGTTGACATCAAGGCAGAGCCGAGCAGCCCTGAATCTACGCTACATTTT GACCTCTGA
- the LOC125759809 gene encoding zinc finger protein 184-like isoform X2 translates to MTAIDIKAEPSSPESLLPFELTCVGIKLEPSSPEPMLPFELTCVGIKPEPSSPEPTLPFEDVKTNQTSLDDKALDSSSAESSRDITDIKSGISEGTGESLPEKPRISIGTCPELDICKRNAGDKDCVTSHQATHCNARRRACPICGKFVSPASIAQHQRIHTGEKPHACLVCGQKFAKKSTLFTHSRMHTGEMPYACQVCPSKFCRKDSFDKHMQLHASGVDLHHCPECGKSFKLMIYLRNHLKWHSVEKPYPCLLCPSRFTHKRNLERHVGTHTSEKPHKCPMCEKVYSRYEYLTSHTRKMHDGVWNPMANTDRRVKIKKPRNPASCM, encoded by the exons ATGACAGCTATTGACATCAAGGCAGAGCCGAGCAGCCCTGAATCTCTGCTGCCCTTT GAGCTCACCTGTGTTGGCATCAAGCTAGAGCCAAGTAGCCCTGAACCCATGTTGCCTTTT GAGCTCACCTGTGTTGGCATCAAGCCAGAGCCAAGTAGCCCTGAACCCACGTTGCCTTTT GAGGACGTCAAGACGAATCAAACAAGTCTCGATGACAAAGCTCTTGACAGTAGCAGCGCTGAAAGTTCAAGAGACATCACGGATATCAAGTCAGG GATATCTGAAGGTACTGGGGAATCACTACCCGAAAAGCCCAGAATTAGCATCGGCACTTGCCCCGAGCTCGACATTTGCAAGCGGAACGCTGGAGACAAGGACTGTGTGACAAGTCATCAGGCGACACACTGCAATGCGAGACGGCGCGCCTGCCCCATTTGTGGCAAGTTTGTTTCTCCAGCATCTATCGCACAGCACCAGCGTATCCACACGGGTGAGAAGCCCCATGCCTGCCTTGTCTGCGGCCAAAAGTTTGCCAAGAAGTCCACGCTCTTTACACACAGTCGCATGCACACAGGTGAGATGCCGTATGCGTGCCAGGTATGCCCATCCAAATTCTGCAGGAAGGACTCTTTCGACAAACACATGCAGCTACATGCAAGTGGAGTAGACTTGCACCACTGCCCAGAGTGTGGCAAGAGCTTCAAGCTGATGATATATCTACGAAACCATCTGAAGTGGCATAGCGTGGAGAAGCCATACCCGTGCCTCCTTTGCCCTTCCAGGTTCACACACAAACGTAATCTGGAGAGGCATGTGGGGACTCACACAAGTGAAAAGCCACACAAGTGTCCCATGTGTGAAAAAGTGTATTCCCGGTATGAATACCTCACAAGCCACACGCGCAAGATGCATGATGGAGTCTGGAACCCCATGGCAAACACTGATAGGAGGGTCAAGATCAAAAAGCCACGTAACCCTGCCTCCTGTATGTGA
- the LOC125759809 gene encoding zinc finger protein 771-like isoform X1, with product MTAIDIKAEPSSPESLLPFELTCVGIKLEPSSPEPMLPFELTCVGIKPEPSSPEPTLPFGMEGVDIKAEQTSPEPTLPFEDVKTNQTSLDDKALDSSSAESSRDITDIKSGISEGTGESLPEKPRISIGTCPELDICKRNAGDKDCVTSHQATHCNARRRACPICGKFVSPASIAQHQRIHTGEKPHACLVCGQKFAKKSTLFTHSRMHTGEMPYACQVCPSKFCRKDSFDKHMQLHASGVDLHHCPECGKSFKLMIYLRNHLKWHSVEKPYPCLLCPSRFTHKRNLERHVGTHTSEKPHKCPMCEKVYSRYEYLTSHTRKMHDGVWNPMANTDRRVKIKKPRNPASCM from the exons ATGACAGCTATTGACATCAAGGCAGAGCCGAGCAGCCCTGAATCTCTGCTGCCCTTT GAGCTCACCTGTGTTGGCATCAAGCTAGAGCCAAGTAGCCCTGAACCCATGTTGCCTTTT GAGCTCACCTGTGTTGGCATCAAGCCAGAGCCAAGTAGCCCTGAACCCACGTTGCCTTTT GGCATGGAAGGTGTTGACATCAAGGCAGAACAGACTAGCCCTGAACCCACGTTGCCTTTT GAGGACGTCAAGACGAATCAAACAAGTCTCGATGACAAAGCTCTTGACAGTAGCAGCGCTGAAAGTTCAAGAGACATCACGGATATCAAGTCAGG GATATCTGAAGGTACTGGGGAATCACTACCCGAAAAGCCCAGAATTAGCATCGGCACTTGCCCCGAGCTCGACATTTGCAAGCGGAACGCTGGAGACAAGGACTGTGTGACAAGTCATCAGGCGACACACTGCAATGCGAGACGGCGCGCCTGCCCCATTTGTGGCAAGTTTGTTTCTCCAGCATCTATCGCACAGCACCAGCGTATCCACACGGGTGAGAAGCCCCATGCCTGCCTTGTCTGCGGCCAAAAGTTTGCCAAGAAGTCCACGCTCTTTACACACAGTCGCATGCACACAGGTGAGATGCCGTATGCGTGCCAGGTATGCCCATCCAAATTCTGCAGGAAGGACTCTTTCGACAAACACATGCAGCTACATGCAAGTGGAGTAGACTTGCACCACTGCCCAGAGTGTGGCAAGAGCTTCAAGCTGATGATATATCTACGAAACCATCTGAAGTGGCATAGCGTGGAGAAGCCATACCCGTGCCTCCTTTGCCCTTCCAGGTTCACACACAAACGTAATCTGGAGAGGCATGTGGGGACTCACACAAGTGAAAAGCCACACAAGTGTCCCATGTGTGAAAAAGTGTATTCCCGGTATGAATACCTCACAAGCCACACGCGCAAGATGCATGATGGAGTCTGGAACCCCATGGCAAACACTGATAGGAGGGTCAAGATCAAAAAGCCACGTAACCCTGCCTCCTGTATGTGA
- the LOC125759809 gene encoding endothelial zinc finger protein induced by tumor necrosis factor alpha-like isoform X4 has translation MTAIDIKAEPSSPESLLPFELTCVGIKPEPSSPEPTLPFGMEGVDIKAEQTSPEPTLPFEDVKTNQTSLDDKALDSSSAESSRDITDIKSGISEGTGESLPEKPRISIGTCPELDICKRNAGDKDCVTSHQATHCNARRRACPICGKFVSPASIAQHQRIHTGEKPHACLVCGQKFAKKSTLFTHSRMHTGEMPYACQVCPSKFCRKDSFDKHMQLHASGVDLHHCPECGKSFKLMIYLRNHLKWHSVEKPYPCLLCPSRFTHKRNLERHVGTHTSEKPHKCPMCEKVYSRYEYLTSHTRKMHDGVWNPMANTDRRVKIKKPRNPASCM, from the exons ATGACAGCTATTGACATCAAGGCAGAGCCGAGCAGCCCTGAATCTCTGCTGCCCTTT GAGCTCACCTGTGTTGGCATCAAGCCAGAGCCAAGTAGCCCTGAACCCACGTTGCCTTTT GGCATGGAAGGTGTTGACATCAAGGCAGAACAGACTAGCCCTGAACCCACGTTGCCTTTT GAGGACGTCAAGACGAATCAAACAAGTCTCGATGACAAAGCTCTTGACAGTAGCAGCGCTGAAAGTTCAAGAGACATCACGGATATCAAGTCAGG GATATCTGAAGGTACTGGGGAATCACTACCCGAAAAGCCCAGAATTAGCATCGGCACTTGCCCCGAGCTCGACATTTGCAAGCGGAACGCTGGAGACAAGGACTGTGTGACAAGTCATCAGGCGACACACTGCAATGCGAGACGGCGCGCCTGCCCCATTTGTGGCAAGTTTGTTTCTCCAGCATCTATCGCACAGCACCAGCGTATCCACACGGGTGAGAAGCCCCATGCCTGCCTTGTCTGCGGCCAAAAGTTTGCCAAGAAGTCCACGCTCTTTACACACAGTCGCATGCACACAGGTGAGATGCCGTATGCGTGCCAGGTATGCCCATCCAAATTCTGCAGGAAGGACTCTTTCGACAAACACATGCAGCTACATGCAAGTGGAGTAGACTTGCACCACTGCCCAGAGTGTGGCAAGAGCTTCAAGCTGATGATATATCTACGAAACCATCTGAAGTGGCATAGCGTGGAGAAGCCATACCCGTGCCTCCTTTGCCCTTCCAGGTTCACACACAAACGTAATCTGGAGAGGCATGTGGGGACTCACACAAGTGAAAAGCCACACAAGTGTCCCATGTGTGAAAAAGTGTATTCCCGGTATGAATACCTCACAAGCCACACGCGCAAGATGCATGATGGAGTCTGGAACCCCATGGCAAACACTGATAGGAGGGTCAAGATCAAAAAGCCACGTAACCCTGCCTCCTGTATGTGA
- the LOC125759809 gene encoding endothelial zinc finger protein induced by tumor necrosis factor alpha-like isoform X3 yields MTAIDIKAEPSSPESLLPFELTCVGIKLEPSSPEPMLPFGMEGVDIKAEQTSPEPTLPFEDVKTNQTSLDDKALDSSSAESSRDITDIKSGISEGTGESLPEKPRISIGTCPELDICKRNAGDKDCVTSHQATHCNARRRACPICGKFVSPASIAQHQRIHTGEKPHACLVCGQKFAKKSTLFTHSRMHTGEMPYACQVCPSKFCRKDSFDKHMQLHASGVDLHHCPECGKSFKLMIYLRNHLKWHSVEKPYPCLLCPSRFTHKRNLERHVGTHTSEKPHKCPMCEKVYSRYEYLTSHTRKMHDGVWNPMANTDRRVKIKKPRNPASCM; encoded by the exons ATGACAGCTATTGACATCAAGGCAGAGCCGAGCAGCCCTGAATCTCTGCTGCCCTTT GAGCTCACCTGTGTTGGCATCAAGCTAGAGCCAAGTAGCCCTGAACCCATGTTGCCTTTT GGCATGGAAGGTGTTGACATCAAGGCAGAACAGACTAGCCCTGAACCCACGTTGCCTTTT GAGGACGTCAAGACGAATCAAACAAGTCTCGATGACAAAGCTCTTGACAGTAGCAGCGCTGAAAGTTCAAGAGACATCACGGATATCAAGTCAGG GATATCTGAAGGTACTGGGGAATCACTACCCGAAAAGCCCAGAATTAGCATCGGCACTTGCCCCGAGCTCGACATTTGCAAGCGGAACGCTGGAGACAAGGACTGTGTGACAAGTCATCAGGCGACACACTGCAATGCGAGACGGCGCGCCTGCCCCATTTGTGGCAAGTTTGTTTCTCCAGCATCTATCGCACAGCACCAGCGTATCCACACGGGTGAGAAGCCCCATGCCTGCCTTGTCTGCGGCCAAAAGTTTGCCAAGAAGTCCACGCTCTTTACACACAGTCGCATGCACACAGGTGAGATGCCGTATGCGTGCCAGGTATGCCCATCCAAATTCTGCAGGAAGGACTCTTTCGACAAACACATGCAGCTACATGCAAGTGGAGTAGACTTGCACCACTGCCCAGAGTGTGGCAAGAGCTTCAAGCTGATGATATATCTACGAAACCATCTGAAGTGGCATAGCGTGGAGAAGCCATACCCGTGCCTCCTTTGCCCTTCCAGGTTCACACACAAACGTAATCTGGAGAGGCATGTGGGGACTCACACAAGTGAAAAGCCACACAAGTGTCCCATGTGTGAAAAAGTGTATTCCCGGTATGAATACCTCACAAGCCACACGCGCAAGATGCATGATGGAGTCTGGAACCCCATGGCAAACACTGATAGGAGGGTCAAGATCAAAAAGCCACGTAACCCTGCCTCCTGTATGTGA
- the LOC125759809 gene encoding endothelial zinc finger protein induced by tumor necrosis factor alpha-like isoform X5, which produces MLPFELTCVGIKPEPSSPEPTLPFGMEGVDIKAEQTSPEPTLPFEDVKTNQTSLDDKALDSSSAESSRDITDIKSGISEGTGESLPEKPRISIGTCPELDICKRNAGDKDCVTSHQATHCNARRRACPICGKFVSPASIAQHQRIHTGEKPHACLVCGQKFAKKSTLFTHSRMHTGEMPYACQVCPSKFCRKDSFDKHMQLHASGVDLHHCPECGKSFKLMIYLRNHLKWHSVEKPYPCLLCPSRFTHKRNLERHVGTHTSEKPHKCPMCEKVYSRYEYLTSHTRKMHDGVWNPMANTDRRVKIKKPRNPASCM; this is translated from the exons ATGTTGCCTTTT GAGCTCACCTGTGTTGGCATCAAGCCAGAGCCAAGTAGCCCTGAACCCACGTTGCCTTTT GGCATGGAAGGTGTTGACATCAAGGCAGAACAGACTAGCCCTGAACCCACGTTGCCTTTT GAGGACGTCAAGACGAATCAAACAAGTCTCGATGACAAAGCTCTTGACAGTAGCAGCGCTGAAAGTTCAAGAGACATCACGGATATCAAGTCAGG GATATCTGAAGGTACTGGGGAATCACTACCCGAAAAGCCCAGAATTAGCATCGGCACTTGCCCCGAGCTCGACATTTGCAAGCGGAACGCTGGAGACAAGGACTGTGTGACAAGTCATCAGGCGACACACTGCAATGCGAGACGGCGCGCCTGCCCCATTTGTGGCAAGTTTGTTTCTCCAGCATCTATCGCACAGCACCAGCGTATCCACACGGGTGAGAAGCCCCATGCCTGCCTTGTCTGCGGCCAAAAGTTTGCCAAGAAGTCCACGCTCTTTACACACAGTCGCATGCACACAGGTGAGATGCCGTATGCGTGCCAGGTATGCCCATCCAAATTCTGCAGGAAGGACTCTTTCGACAAACACATGCAGCTACATGCAAGTGGAGTAGACTTGCACCACTGCCCAGAGTGTGGCAAGAGCTTCAAGCTGATGATATATCTACGAAACCATCTGAAGTGGCATAGCGTGGAGAAGCCATACCCGTGCCTCCTTTGCCCTTCCAGGTTCACACACAAACGTAATCTGGAGAGGCATGTGGGGACTCACACAAGTGAAAAGCCACACAAGTGTCCCATGTGTGAAAAAGTGTATTCCCGGTATGAATACCTCACAAGCCACACGCGCAAGATGCATGATGGAGTCTGGAACCCCATGGCAAACACTGATAGGAGGGTCAAGATCAAAAAGCCACGTAACCCTGCCTCCTGTATGTGA